One window of Mycoplasmopsis gallopavonis genomic DNA carries:
- the rsgA gene encoding ribosome small subunit-dependent GTPase A yields MSQIYKVYSIVAGIYTVVHNDLVLKIPAAGKLRYLELQPIVGDNVLVKDGQLVEILERKNEFIRPKVANVDQMLVFMSIKEPEFQPFLVDKYLAIIESKKIKPVLCFTKVDLDQEQASYWANYYKQMGYEVILINNSKIEETTLNALKSKIKDKYSVFMGQSGVGKTTTLNSLGNYSFETQQISKALGRGKHTTRVVSIIEFNDGFLIDTPGFSSLELELSKIELAQSFESFQKLAQTCKFRSCLHNQEPKDFCAIKQNIGTNLVPELRYKNYLKLLSELE; encoded by the coding sequence ATGAGTCAAATTTATAAAGTTTATTCAATTGTGGCAGGTATTTATACAGTTGTACATAACGACCTAGTTTTAAAAATTCCTGCCGCAGGTAAATTAAGGTATTTAGAATTACAACCTATTGTTGGTGATAATGTCTTAGTAAAAGACGGGCAATTAGTTGAAATTCTTGAGCGTAAAAATGAATTTATTCGTCCTAAAGTAGCAAATGTGGATCAAATGTTAGTTTTTATGTCAATTAAAGAACCGGAATTTCAACCTTTTTTAGTTGATAAATATTTAGCAATTATTGAAAGCAAAAAGATTAAACCTGTTTTATGTTTTACAAAGGTAGATTTAGATCAAGAGCAAGCATCTTATTGGGCTAATTATTATAAACAAATGGGATATGAAGTTATTTTAATTAATAATAGCAAAATAGAAGAAACGACTTTAAATGCTTTAAAATCAAAAATTAAAGATAAATATTCTGTTTTTATGGGCCAAAGCGGTGTTGGAAAAACTACTACACTCAATAGCCTCGGAAATTATAGTTTCGAAACACAACAAATTTCCAAAGCATTAGGACGTGGAAAACATACCACAAGAGTGGTAAGTATTATTGAATTTAATGATGGTTTTTTAATTGATACACCTGGTTTTTCTTCATTAGAGTTAGAATTGAGTAAAATAGAATTAGCACAAAGTTTTGAAAGTTTTCAAAAACTTGCTCAAACTTGTAAATTTCGTTCTTGTCTTCATAATCAAGAACCTAAAGATTTTTGTGCTATCAAACAGAACATTGGGACAAATCTTGTTCCAGAACTACGTTATAAAAATTATTTAAAACTTTTATCAGAGTTAGAATAG
- a CDS encoding FAD synthase, translating to MTQSLLVTPFEQFKPQENNIYIIGAFESFHQGHYSLLKQAQKLKGRKILVTFDNDDLPNKGKKFTDNNAKLANYTNLPIDQIVLLEFSKIGLMEGLDFLQKLTGNLACTIIVGKNFACGRNAACKVSDIKNFLKNANVIGVDILKEQGSKISTSNLKEALFFGDLEFLDNKLIHNYTFTAFNFNSVEWTFERDSQITPIAEGFYYGSVIVLLKQSKMIFPALIQINKNNQNGIFLLTNLDENSKFNKDILKEFKLASKKHELLIEIVKTFRLIKKSDNQIITDLDLEKAEENFDFAWFK from the coding sequence ATGACTCAAAGTTTACTAGTTACACCATTTGAACAATTTAAACCCCAAGAGAACAACATTTATATCATTGGTGCATTCGAAAGCTTTCACCAAGGACATTATTCTCTTCTTAAACAAGCTCAAAAACTCAAAGGAAGAAAAATTTTAGTTACATTTGATAATGATGATTTACCGAACAAGGGAAAAAAATTCACTGATAATAATGCTAAATTAGCTAATTACACAAATTTGCCAATTGATCAAATTGTTCTTTTAGAATTTTCTAAAATAGGTTTAATGGAAGGGTTAGATTTTTTACAAAAATTAACAGGTAATTTAGCTTGTACAATTATTGTTGGTAAAAATTTTGCTTGTGGCAGAAATGCTGCTTGCAAAGTTAGCGATATCAAAAATTTCTTAAAGAACGCAAATGTAATTGGAGTTGATATTTTAAAAGAACAAGGTTCTAAAATTTCAACATCCAATTTAAAAGAAGCTCTTTTCTTTGGAGATCTTGAATTTTTAGATAATAAGTTAATTCATAACTATACATTTACAGCTTTTAATTTTAATTCTGTTGAATGAACTTTTGAGAGAGATTCTCAAATCACTCCAATCGCTGAAGGATTTTATTACGGATCTGTAATAGTCTTATTAAAGCAAAGTAAAATGATTTTTCCTGCTCTTATTCAAATTAATAAAAATAATCAAAATGGGATTTTTCTTTTAACTAATTTAGATGAAAATTCTAAGTTTAATAAAGATATTCTTAAAGAATTTAAACTTGCTTCTAAAAAGCATGAGTTGCTAATTGAAATTGTCAAAACATTTCGTTTAATCAAAAAAAGTGACAACCAAATAATTACCGATTTAGATCTTGAAAAAGCTGAAGAAAATTTTGATTTTGCTTGATTTAAATAA
- the recA gene encoding recombinase RecA — translation MTAQVETKINDQEKPIVIDSDKDIKDAIKEIEKKYGKESIMLLGQVNDVKVDSFHSGSFALDQALGIGGLPKGRIIEIYGPESCGKTTLSLHAIASIQEQGGIAAFIDAEHSIDPGYASNIGVDVNNLILSQPDSGEQALEIVDILAKTGKVDLIVVDSVAALVPEAELQGEMTDQQIGLQARLMSKALRKITGNLNKNKTTIIFINQIREKVGLIFGNPETTPGGRALKFYASIRIEVRKGSIINESKDIIGNEIKFKVVKNKLAAPYKTANSEIYFAQGIDKIGELVDLGVEKGIIERKGSWYSKDDKNLAQGKKNMKEYIEQHKEIKQEIMNQIKNI, via the coding sequence ATGACAGCACAAGTAGAAACAAAAATAAATGACCAAGAAAAACCAATTGTAATTGATTCAGACAAAGATATCAAAGATGCAATAAAAGAAATAGAAAAGAAATATGGTAAAGAATCAATAATGTTATTAGGCCAAGTTAATGACGTGAAAGTTGATTCGTTTCATAGTGGTAGTTTTGCATTAGATCAAGCACTTGGAATCGGTGGTCTTCCAAAAGGTCGGATTATAGAAATTTATGGTCCAGAAAGTTGTGGTAAAACAACTTTGAGTTTACATGCAATTGCTTCGATTCAAGAACAAGGAGGAATAGCTGCTTTTATTGATGCGGAACATTCAATTGATCCTGGTTATGCTTCAAATATTGGAGTTGATGTTAATAATTTAATTCTTTCACAACCAGATTCAGGTGAACAAGCTCTTGAAATTGTTGATATTCTAGCTAAAACTGGTAAAGTGGATTTAATTGTAGTTGATTCAGTTGCAGCTTTAGTCCCAGAAGCTGAATTGCAAGGTGAAATGACTGATCAGCAAATCGGTTTACAAGCACGTTTAATGTCCAAAGCACTCCGTAAAATTACAGGGAATTTAAACAAAAATAAAACAACAATTATTTTTATTAATCAAATTCGTGAAAAAGTCGGCTTAATTTTTGGTAATCCAGAAACAACTCCTGGTGGAAGAGCTTTAAAATTTTATGCAAGTATTAGAATTGAGGTTCGAAAAGGTTCGATCATTAATGAATCCAAAGATATTATTGGAAATGAAATTAAATTTAAAGTTGTTAAAAATAAATTAGCGGCTCCTTATAAAACAGCTAATAGTGAAATTTATTTTGCCCAGGGAATTGATAAGATTGGTGAACTTGTTGATTTAGGTGTTGAAAAAGGAATTATTGAACGCAAAGGGTCTTGATATAGTAAGGATGACAAAAATTTAGCTCAAGGTAAAAAGAACATGAAGGAATACATCGAGCAACACAAAGAAATTAAACAAGAAATTATGAATCAAATAAAAAATATATAA
- a CDS encoding YcsE-related riboflavin metabolism phosphatase — protein sequence MQNLKDIIKVAAFDVDGTLLPNGINQFSDNTKKIFKELKKNGVITVISTAREFATIGDFLEQLEPVDYFIGANGSFIWDVQKKDFLYKSTLIKEEVVDLYDQFASQVNGFSVADFNKVYKSPKMNLDSWFVRPFQENYKNFDEAYLSRNDLYVITINCDNTRELSDEISKYILEKGYQMEISARWTRGFFISPKNITKSHTLEILCEKLGYSINNLIAFGDSSNDFEMIRDAYYGVAMERANDKIKRVAKDIALDCEYDGVYWKLKELKLI from the coding sequence ATGCAAAATTTAAAAGACATAATTAAAGTTGCGGCATTTGATGTTGATGGAACTTTATTACCAAATGGTATTAATCAATTTTCAGATAATACTAAAAAAATATTTAAAGAATTAAAGAAAAATGGAGTAATTACAGTAATTTCAACTGCAAGAGAATTTGCTACAATAGGTGATTTTCTCGAACAATTAGAACCAGTTGATTATTTCATCGGAGCAAACGGATCATTTATTTGGGATGTTCAAAAGAAAGACTTCTTATATAAGAGTACTTTAATTAAAGAAGAAGTTGTTGATCTTTATGATCAATTTGCTAGTCAAGTTAATGGTTTTTCTGTGGCTGATTTTAATAAAGTTTATAAATCACCAAAAATGAATTTAGATTCATGATTTGTGAGACCTTTCCAAGAAAACTACAAAAATTTTGATGAAGCATATTTGTCAAGAAATGATTTATATGTAATTACAATTAATTGTGATAATACACGTGAATTAAGCGATGAAATTTCTAAATACATTCTAGAAAAAGGTTACCAAATGGAAATATCAGCTCGTTGAACCAGAGGTTTTTTCATTAGTCCTAAAAACATTACTAAAAGTCATACTTTAGAAATTCTTTGTGAAAAATTAGGATATTCAATCAATAATCTTATTGCTTTCGGAGATAGCTCTAACGATTTTGAAATGATTCGTGACGCATATTATGGAGTTGCTATGGAAAGAGCTAACGATAAAATTAAAAGAGTAGCTAAAGATATAGCTCTAGATTGTGAATATGATGGTGTCTACTGAAAACTTAAAGAATTAAAATTAATTTAA
- a CDS encoding DDE-type integrase/transposase/recombinase → MRLKQFTKEQKLKYIHIYQKEGFEIKIKTFVEDFWERYQIIKQRKKGKHENPYRRAKALLKSWIKIYNSNMNNLESKSGKNKKPNSGRRKRVSINELCEEDRDLYQDIMEEILEERGIKQQEIFEKIRKRKEEKSKQFRNISKISLVLKLNRTSFYYSYSKKEKIDKKKYIDHELINWINLEAKNSNFVIGRDKLYQKYLLTHQKRISSYLFRLNYEFNQYKSRAYQKKKSKKNKEVKFSRIWASDLVQGNFKSNYFGEKLHADIKFIKTKEGMRFLHVITETFSNTVLNWTLSDIRDSASTIKLVQDTLDNHKVKPTIFHSDHGIEYANFAFSKFLKNVNTKQSMSPKGNSLANRPSEFIFALVQRELLDFYETNKMLDSEVNSIISKYFSWYSFERPQSNLNWKTPHGFLTHATLSV, encoded by the coding sequence ATGCGTTTAAAACAATTTACAAAAGAACAAAAATTAAAATATATCCACATTTACCAAAAAGAAGGTTTTGAAATAAAAATTAAAACTTTTGTTGAAGATTTTTGAGAAAGATATCAAATCATAAAACAAAGAAAAAAGGGTAAGCATGAAAATCCTTATAGAAGAGCGAAAGCTTTATTAAAGAGTTGGATAAAAATATATAATTCTAACATGAATAATTTAGAAAGTAAATCAGGTAAAAATAAAAAACCTAACTCAGGAAGAAGAAAAAGAGTTAGCATCAATGAATTGTGTGAGGAAGATAGAGATCTTTATCAGGATATTATGGAAGAAATTTTGGAAGAAAGAGGAATAAAACAACAAGAAATTTTTGAAAAAATTAGAAAAAGAAAAGAAGAAAAAAGTAAACAATTTAGAAATATTTCAAAAATTTCATTAGTTTTGAAATTAAATCGAACTTCTTTTTATTACTCTTATTCTAAGAAAGAAAAAATTGACAAAAAGAAATATATTGATCATGAATTAATTAATTGAATTAATTTAGAAGCTAAAAATTCTAATTTTGTTATAGGAAGAGATAAACTTTATCAAAAATACTTATTAACGCACCAAAAAAGAATTTCTTCATATTTATTTAGACTAAATTATGAATTTAATCAATATAAATCAAGAGCATATCAAAAGAAAAAATCAAAGAAAAACAAAGAGGTAAAATTCTCTAGAATCTGAGCATCAGATTTAGTTCAAGGAAATTTTAAATCAAATTATTTTGGTGAAAAATTACATGCAGATATTAAATTTATTAAAACAAAAGAAGGAATGAGATTTCTTCATGTTATCACCGAAACTTTTAGTAACACTGTTTTAAATTGAACTTTATCGGATATAAGAGATTCTGCATCTACTATAAAGCTTGTTCAAGATACTCTTGATAACCACAAAGTCAAACCTACTATTTTTCATTCAGATCACGGAATTGAATATGCAAATTTTGCCTTTTCTAAATTTTTAAAAAATGTAAATACTAAACAATCAATGTCTCCAAAAGGTAATTCATTAGCAAATAGACCTTCCGAATTTATTTTTGCATTAGTTCAAAGAGAATTATTAGATTTTTATGAAACTAATAAAATGTTAGATAGCGAAGTAAATTCAATCATATCTAAATATTTTTCTTGATATAGCTTCGAAAGACCTCAATCAAATTTAAATTGAAAAACGCCGCATGGTTTTTTAACACATGCGACGTTAAGTGTCTAA
- a CDS encoding IS3 family transposase has product MDTTIFRVFIYLGGIMRQLKAHEWLELFGSYEDYKNNLISKNDFELKYYSIRGFSFFDRKFNEAKKYFVFKYNRYNLGMINIESQTGKSSKKGKGSGRPKRQKITPIEIVKKEWEKMPKEQLIEILEIYKDSFDRNNIEVDISKIKKSSLSTRKLGLCFNKSKSTIHNLKTKEQQTRKKSVNTKYDELIIKSFKKNKGLFGRKRLESYIRTKFQIDLNYRTIGRAMRRLNLFCLIRRKKIDREQKNTNVKFIDLVNRDYHGETNQIIATDVTYISAPKDCLNNFVFLSVAIDHKSKFVVNYNLSKRNDLELVIEHMSKIKMDKKWIAHSDHGFQYSSKTYVDLIQKNNGVVSMGRVGNSLDNREAEYFFSILKSECLKLIDITKITFNELKSLIDDFVFWYNNERIQSVLNWKTPQECWGVLVN; this is encoded by the coding sequence ATGGACACAACCATATTTCGTGTTTTTATATATTTAGGAGGTATTATGAGACAATTAAAGGCACATGAATGATTAGAACTATTCGGTAGTTATGAAGATTACAAAAATAATTTGATATCAAAAAATGATTTTGAACTTAAATATTATTCAATCAGAGGTTTTAGTTTTTTTGATAGAAAATTCAATGAGGCTAAAAAATATTTTGTCTTCAAGTATAACAGATATAATTTAGGAATGATAAATATAGAATCGCAAACAGGTAAATCATCTAAAAAAGGTAAAGGGTCAGGTAGACCAAAAAGGCAAAAAATTACTCCTATTGAAATTGTAAAAAAGGAATGAGAAAAAATGCCTAAGGAACAATTGATTGAAATTTTAGAAATTTATAAAGACTCTTTTGATAGAAATAATATTGAAGTTGATATTTCTAAAATTAAGAAATCTTCACTTTCTACAAGAAAATTGGGCCTATGCTTTAATAAATCTAAGTCAACAATTCACAATCTAAAAACTAAAGAGCAGCAAACAAGAAAAAAATCTGTAAATACTAAATATGATGAATTAATAATTAAGTCATTTAAGAAAAATAAGGGTTTGTTTGGTAGAAAAAGATTGGAAAGTTATATTAGAACAAAATTCCAAATAGATCTAAATTATAGGACTATTGGTAGAGCGATGAGAAGATTAAACTTATTTTGTTTAATCAGAAGAAAGAAAATAGATAGAGAACAAAAGAACACAAACGTAAAATTTATAGATCTTGTTAATCGTGATTATCACGGAGAGACAAACCAAATAATTGCCACTGATGTTACTTATATTTCTGCACCAAAAGATTGCTTAAACAATTTTGTATTTTTATCTGTTGCGATTGATCACAAAAGCAAATTTGTTGTTAATTATAATCTTTCAAAAAGAAATGATTTAGAACTAGTAATAGAACATATGTCTAAAATCAAAATGGATAAAAAATGAATAGCTCATTCTGATCATGGTTTCCAATATTCTTCAAAAACTTATGTAGATTTAATTCAGAAAAACAATGGTGTTGTATCAATGGGTAGAGTAGGAAATTCTTTAGATAATAGAGAAGCAGAATATTTCTTTTCAATTTTAAAATCAGAATGTTTAAAATTAATCGATATTACAAAAATAACTTTTAATGAATTAAAATCACTGATTGATGATTTTGTGTTTTGATACAACAACGAAAGAATTCAATCAGTATTAAATTGAAAAACACCTCAAGAGTGTTGAGGTGTTTTAGTAAATTAA
- the truB gene encoding tRNA pseudouridine(55) synthase TruB, which yields MFYKFHKASKEFANQTIRKFGKKINATKVGHTGILDPLASGLMIVATDSDTKLLEYISDKTKAYIAKAKFGYKSESLDIDTPVSFLEKTEITKKNIEEVLPKILKLKEQIPPIYSAKKINGKKAYEYARENQKVEMRVQKIEIFELQILNFDFKKQELEIYMKVSEGTYVRSLLMDLAKFLKTSCVMNYLKRVECGTIKLNKLEENQSEQLDWNELIDLPFFELNEFEINQLHFGRSFQKNNFKDNQLVLGIKEKKVACVGIIQNNKFQPKKVFLERLS from the coding sequence ATGTTTTATAAATTTCATAAAGCTTCAAAAGAGTTTGCTAATCAAACTATTCGTAAATTTGGTAAAAAAATTAATGCTACAAAAGTAGGTCATACAGGAATTTTAGATCCATTAGCAAGCGGTTTAATGATTGTCGCAACTGATAGCGACACTAAACTTTTAGAATATATCTCTGATAAAACAAAAGCCTACATTGCTAAAGCTAAGTTTGGTTATAAATCAGAATCACTTGACATAGATACTCCTGTTAGTTTTTTAGAAAAAACAGAAATTACAAAAAAGAATATCGAAGAAGTTTTACCAAAAATTTTAAAACTCAAAGAACAAATCCCTCCAATTTATAGTGCTAAAAAAATCAATGGCAAAAAAGCTTATGAGTACGCAAGAGAAAATCAAAAAGTTGAAATGAGAGTGCAAAAAATCGAGATTTTTGAACTTCAAATTTTGAATTTTGATTTTAAAAAACAAGAACTAGAAATATACATGAAAGTATCTGAAGGAACTTATGTTCGTAGTTTATTAATGGATCTTGCTAAATTTTTAAAAACAAGCTGTGTGATGAATTATTTAAAACGTGTTGAATGTGGAACAATTAAATTAAATAAACTAGAAGAAAATCAATCTGAGCAATTAGATTGAAATGAATTGATTGATTTACCTTTTTTTGAACTTAATGAGTTCGAAATCAATCAACTTCATTTTGGAAGAAGTTTCCAAAAAAACAACTTCAAAGATAATCAACTAGTTTTAGGAATTAAAGAGAAAAAAGTTGCTTGTGTCGGAATTATTCAAAATAATAAATTTCAACCCAAAAAAGTATTTTTAGAAAGGCTAAGTTAA
- the rpsO gene encoding 30S ribosomal protein S15, with protein sequence MVSKERKAELVKKYGKNAKDTGNAVVQIAILTEDIEALKPHFAKNPKDNHSRRGFLAKIAQRKVLLKHLKETDFDAYAKALEDLNIRK encoded by the coding sequence ATGGTTTCAAAAGAAAGAAAAGCAGAATTAGTTAAAAAATACGGAAAAAATGCTAAAGATACAGGGAATGCAGTTGTTCAAATTGCGATTTTAACAGAAGATATCGAGGCTCTTAAACCTCACTTTGCAAAAAATCCAAAAGACAACCACTCACGTAGAGGTTTCTTAGCTAAAATTGCTCAACGTAAAGTGTTATTAAAACACCTTAAAGAAACAGATTTTGATGCTTACGCAAAAGCATTAGAAGATCTTAATATCCGTAAATAA
- a CDS encoding serine/threonine-protein kinase produces MINSNIKRNSNVFQKYEIINSIGNGGMGSVFLVKSLENNQYYALKYRNNDFNEVNKKRFKSEIQLLGKLNCKRIPKLIDFYEDDTEQYYVMEYIKGVTLQSKIADNGALDSRLAVNYGLQIAEAIGDLHANGIIHRDIKSQNILIDESQNIKLIDLGISLTNDSQRFTKTNAIICSPYYAAPEFTIRNSKITKAVDIYALGIIMFEMIIGKYPFEGNQESETILMHRNKNFPNPREFRDINQALCNVILKATAKRPEDRYQDVWDFSSDLRTSLDITRTLEKPLSPKTIKPKKGIAEFINSNLFLVLAISVILLVILVLVFLIWRLA; encoded by the coding sequence ATGATTAATAGCAATATTAAACGTAACTCAAACGTTTTTCAAAAATATGAAATCATTAATTCTATTGGTAATGGAGGAATGGGCTCTGTCTTTTTGGTGAAATCTCTTGAAAATAATCAGTATTATGCCTTAAAATATCGTAATAATGATTTTAACGAAGTAAATAAGAAGCGTTTTAAATCAGAAATTCAACTTTTAGGAAAATTAAATTGTAAAAGAATTCCGAAATTAATTGATTTTTATGAAGATGATACTGAGCAGTACTATGTTATGGAATATATCAAAGGAGTGACCTTACAAAGTAAAATTGCAGATAATGGTGCTTTAGATTCAAGGCTAGCAGTCAATTACGGACTACAAATAGCAGAAGCAATTGGTGATTTACATGCTAATGGTATTATTCACAGAGATATTAAAAGTCAAAACATCTTAATTGATGAATCTCAAAATATTAAATTAATTGATTTAGGAATTTCTTTAACAAATGATTCGCAGCGTTTCACCAAAACTAACGCAATTATTTGTAGCCCATATTATGCGGCACCTGAATTTACAATCCGTAATTCTAAAATTACTAAAGCGGTTGATATTTATGCTTTGGGAATAATTATGTTTGAAATGATTATTGGTAAATATCCATTTGAAGGTAATCAGGAAAGCGAAACAATTTTAATGCACCGTAACAAAAACTTTCCTAATCCACGAGAATTTAGAGATATTAATCAAGCTTTATGTAATGTAATCTTAAAAGCAACAGCTAAACGACCTGAAGATCGTTATCAAGATGTTTGAGATTTTAGTAGTGATCTTAGAACTTCATTAGACATAACAAGAACATTAGAAAAACCATTATCACCAAAAACAATTAAACCTAAAAAAGGAATAGCTGAATTTATTAATAGCAATTTATTTTTAGTTCTTGCTATTAGTGTTATTTTATTAGTTATTTTAGTCCTTGTCTTTTTAATTTGAAGGTTGGCATAA
- a CDS encoding ribulose-phosphate 3-epimerase, whose translation MKKYVTPSLLNVEPEKRLAMANTLVENGIKWIHYDIMDGEFVPNTAISVKEIENINKNGLPHIKDAHLMVVDPYNYIPLVSESCDIITFHYEAICDDLEQFESFLEEHYHEFKIGLAIKPETEVSEIVPFLDKLALVLVMSVQPGKGGQKFMPIALEKIQALKNLRVKNGYDFLIQVDGGINSETGPQCFEVGADACVAGTFLVVSPNKETINSVLGKFAK comes from the coding sequence ATGAAAAAATATGTTACACCTAGTTTATTAAATGTTGAGCCAGAAAAAAGATTAGCAATGGCAAATACATTAGTAGAGAATGGAATTAAATGAATTCACTATGATATTATGGATGGTGAATTTGTTCCAAATACAGCTATTTCAGTGAAGGAAATTGAAAATATTAATAAAAATGGATTACCACACATTAAAGATGCACATTTAATGGTTGTTGATCCTTACAATTACATCCCGCTTGTTTCAGAATCTTGTGATATTATTACATTCCATTATGAAGCGATTTGTGATGATCTTGAACAATTTGAAAGTTTTTTAGAAGAACATTATCATGAATTCAAAATTGGTCTTGCAATTAAACCTGAAACCGAAGTTTCTGAGATTGTTCCGTTTTTGGATAAACTTGCACTTGTGTTAGTTATGTCTGTGCAACCAGGTAAAGGCGGTCAAAAATTTATGCCAATTGCACTTGAAAAAATTCAAGCTTTAAAAAATTTAAGAGTTAAAAACGGTTATGACTTTTTAATTCAAGTTGATGGTGGAATTAATTCAGAAACAGGACCGCAATGTTTTGAAGTCGGAGCTGATGCTTGTGTTGCTGGAACATTTTTAGTAGTATCTCCAAATAAAGAAACAATTAATTCCGTTTTAGGAAAATTTGCTAAATAA
- a CDS encoding PP2C family protein-serine/threonine phosphatase yields the protein MIKHFEKTLKGDYRIKNDDRVGFFENEGAYLAVLCDGMGGHSYGDVAASMLVSSLGLQFQNIAGGYKFQDAIQTKKWIGIAIETAKKELKKQVDQDPSKMQMGTTLVAAIIIPKLRRFFVFNSGDSRAYAFTHKNELIQITKDQNVGNSMIDRGLDFVQAFSNEKARYLTSSIGPMMSTTVEIYDFDEKSYSNVKRLLLTSDGVHEFLYHSELEYLTSLSGTPEFIGTKILEKATINQSNDNMSVIVVDFEFGGSNND from the coding sequence TTGATTAAGCATTTTGAAAAAACTCTCAAAGGTGATTATCGAATTAAAAATGACGATCGTGTTGGATTTTTCGAAAACGAAGGAGCATATTTAGCTGTTCTTTGTGATGGAATGGGCGGACATTCTTATGGAGATGTTGCGGCAAGTATGCTTGTTTCTTCTCTTGGACTACAGTTTCAAAATATTGCAGGTGGTTATAAATTCCAAGATGCTATTCAAACTAAAAAGTGAATAGGTATTGCGATTGAAACTGCTAAAAAGGAACTTAAAAAACAAGTTGATCAAGATCCTAGCAAAATGCAAATGGGAACTACCTTAGTTGCAGCAATTATAATTCCTAAGCTTCGTCGTTTTTTTGTTTTTAATTCTGGTGATTCAAGAGCTTATGCTTTTACTCACAAAAATGAATTAATTCAAATTACAAAAGATCAAAATGTCGGAAATTCAATGATTGATAGAGGACTTGATTTTGTGCAAGCTTTTTCGAACGAAAAAGCTCGTTATTTAACTAGTTCAATTGGACCAATGATGAGTACAACTGTCGAAATTTATGATTTTGACGAAAAAAGCTATTCGAATGTTAAAAGACTTCTTCTTACATCTGATGGTGTTCATGAATTTTTATATCATTCTGAACTTGAATACCTAACTTCATTATCAGGAACTCCTGAATTTATAGGAACAAAAATTCTTGAAAAAGCCACAATCAATCAATCAAACGATAATATGAGTGTTATTGTTGTGGACTTTGAATTTGGAGGTTCTAATAATGATTAA
- the gmk gene encoding guanylate kinase: protein MKTKNKVKKPILIFSGPSGVGKGTIERLLFNFDELNLSLSCSATTRKRREGELDGVHYYFIDVDEFRDKIKKYKFLEFSYHLGNYYGTLFSELDRIHSKNKVPMLEIETGGAKQVIAKLKQEEDKYNLITIFVLPPSINELRRRIINRGSEDEETLKLRLAKAEEEIAESDIFKYQIINVDPNEAAEEIRQILHKELNID from the coding sequence ATGAAGACAAAAAATAAAGTAAAAAAACCAATTCTTATTTTTAGTGGACCTAGTGGTGTGGGTAAAGGAACAATTGAAAGATTACTTTTTAATTTTGATGAGTTGAATTTGTCTTTATCTTGTTCAGCTACTACAAGAAAACGTAGAGAAGGTGAACTTGATGGTGTGCACTACTATTTCATTGATGTGGATGAATTTCGTGACAAAATTAAGAAATATAAATTTTTAGAATTTTCTTATCACCTTGGTAATTATTACGGGACTTTATTTTCAGAATTAGATCGGATTCATTCAAAAAACAAAGTACCAATGCTTGAAATTGAAACTGGTGGAGCAAAACAAGTTATAGCTAAGTTAAAGCAAGAAGAAGACAAATATAATTTAATTACAATTTTTGTATTACCACCATCAATTAATGAGCTTAGAAGAAGAATTATCAATCGTGGTTCTGAAGATGAAGAAACTTTGAAATTAAGATTAGCAAAAGCTGAAGAAGAAATTGCTGAATCTGATATTTTTAAATACCAAATAATTAATGTTGATCCAAACGAAGCAGCAGAAGAAATTCGTCAAATTTTACACAAGGAATTAAATATTGATTAA